CGGGCCTGCAAGGCGCCGTTGCCGGCGACGCACAGCGCCAGGGTCGCGAGGCCTTCGCCGTCCTGATGAGCGTCGCAGTCCGAGGCCGGCAGCCACACCTTGTTGATCAGTCGGGGATGCTCATGGGGCAGCTCGAACAGGCAGTAGAAGCCCGAGCCCAGGGCGAGTGAGTTGTCCCTGGGGTAGCGTTCGTCCTGCCATCGTTGCTGGATGAGCTGGCGATCTTCATGGCCGGGCATGTGACATTCCTTGTCCGCTGGGGCGCGCCGCTGCTAGGGCACCAGATAGCCTTTGACCCCGGTGAAGATGATCTGCGCCGCCAGGGCGCAGACGAACAGTCCCATCAGCCGGCTGACGATCTGCAGGCCCTGGTCGCCGAGGATGCGTTCGATGCGGTTGGACAGGTACAGCACCACGCCCACGGTGAGGCTGGCCAGGGCGATGCTGAGGATGGCGGTGAGCTTGTCGTCCCAGTGCGGCTGGCTGACCCCCATCACCAGCAGGGCACCGATGGTGCCCGGCCCCACGGTCAGGGGAATGGTCAGCGGCACTATGGTCACGTCCTGCTGCACGTTGTCGGTCTGCACCGCCGACTTGCCCTGGGCCATGCCCAGGGCGGAGATGAACAGCACGCTGCCGGCGCCGATGCGGAAGGCATCCACGGTAATGCCGAACACGCTGAAGATCACTCGACCGAACAGGTACAGCAGGACGCTGGAAACCAGGGTGGCGAGGGCGAC
This genomic stretch from Pseudomonas sp. Os17 harbors:
- a CDS encoding MarC family protein, with protein sequence MLHVLFSVYLKMLVLYSPFFVLSCFISLTRGYSSKERRRLAWKVALATLVSSVLLYLFGRVIFSVFGITVDAFRIGAGSVLFISALGMAQGKSAVQTDNVQQDVTIVPLTIPLTVGPGTIGALLVMGVSQPHWDDKLTAILSIALASLTVGVVLYLSNRIERILGDQGLQIVSRLMGLFVCALAAQIIFTGVKGYLVP